One part of the Streptomyces sp. NBC_01381 genome encodes these proteins:
- a CDS encoding UDP-N-acetylmuramoyl-L-alanyl-D-glutamate--2,6-diaminopimelate ligase, producing the protein MKLSALLHGHDHDVLHGDPGVPVTAGMTFDAGQVGSGSLYIAVPGHEEGGPGGVARALERGAVAVLVEDGGAPEDGAAGQACVVRVADTRAAASLAASRYYGEPGHAMDVVAITGTNGKTSVSYMVESALRLAEGAKVGVIGTSGSRIGQERIPMPRSVLSTPESPDLHYLLGHMRDRDTACAVLEATSMGLVQRRLDHVPVDIGVFTNLTQDHLDDHGTMAHYKDAKLRLFGGLCDRAVVNADDPVSAEILALMPGAVTTYGLDAPADYRASDLVVDAVGSRFTLHHDGRKYPAAIPVPGRFSVSNALAALAACHLLGHELPALVEALDRMPPTPGRLERFTTSRGVCVIVDYAHSPDSLEKVLATIRGFATGSVITVFGCGGDRDTTKRALMGEIAGRQSDLCVLTTDNPRDEDPERILDQIVPGLTSTATPFHRVADRRAAIACALSAARPGDVVLVAGKGSEPYQIVGELLLPFDDMTVVRELASAAG; encoded by the coding sequence ATGAAGCTCAGCGCACTGCTCCATGGGCACGACCACGACGTTCTGCACGGTGACCCGGGCGTGCCGGTCACCGCGGGGATGACTTTCGACGCCGGGCAGGTCGGGTCCGGTTCGCTGTACATCGCCGTTCCCGGGCACGAGGAGGGCGGGCCCGGGGGTGTCGCGCGGGCCCTGGAGCGAGGGGCGGTGGCGGTCCTTGTCGAGGACGGCGGGGCGCCGGAGGACGGGGCGGCCGGGCAGGCTTGCGTGGTGCGTGTGGCCGACACGCGGGCCGCGGCCTCGCTCGCCGCCTCCCGTTATTACGGGGAGCCGGGGCATGCGATGGATGTCGTGGCGATCACCGGTACGAACGGCAAGACCTCGGTCTCGTACATGGTCGAATCGGCTCTCCGCCTCGCGGAGGGCGCGAAGGTGGGGGTGATCGGCACCTCGGGCAGCCGGATCGGTCAGGAGCGGATCCCGATGCCGCGGTCGGTGCTGAGCACGCCGGAGTCGCCGGACCTCCACTACCTGCTCGGGCACATGCGTGACCGGGACACGGCCTGCGCGGTGCTTGAGGCCACGTCCATGGGCCTGGTGCAGCGGCGGCTCGACCATGTGCCCGTCGACATCGGCGTGTTCACCAATCTCACCCAGGATCACCTGGACGACCACGGGACCATGGCGCACTACAAGGACGCCAAACTGCGCCTGTTCGGCGGGCTGTGCGACCGCGCGGTGGTCAACGCCGACGACCCCGTCAGCGCCGAGATCCTCGCCCTGATGCCGGGCGCGGTGACCACCTACGGCCTGGACGCGCCGGCCGACTACCGGGCGAGCGATCTGGTGGTGGACGCGGTGGGCAGCCGCTTCACCCTCCATCACGACGGGCGCAAATATCCTGCCGCGATCCCCGTCCCGGGCCGCTTCTCGGTGTCCAACGCGCTCGCCGCCCTCGCGGCGTGCCATCTGCTCGGGCATGAACTCCCGGCGCTTGTCGAGGCCTTGGACCGGATGCCGCCGACTCCGGGCCGGCTGGAGCGCTTCACCACCTCGCGGGGCGTCTGTGTGATCGTCGACTACGCGCACTCCCCCGACTCGTTGGAGAAGGTCCTCGCCACGATCCGCGGTTTCGCCACCGGGTCGGTGATCACCGTCTTCGGCTGCGGCGGCGACCGTGACACCACCAAGCGTGCCCTGATGGGCGAGATCGCCGGCCGTCAATCCGACCTGTGCGTTCTGACCACGGACAATCCGCGCGACGAGGACCCCGAGCGCATCCTGGACCAGATCGTCCCCGGCCTGACGTCCACCGCGACGCCCTTCCACCGCGTGGCCGACCGTCGCGCGGCGATCGCGTGCGCGCTGTCCGCCGCGCGTCCCGGCGATGTCGTCCTGGTCGCGGGCAAGGGCAGCGAGCCCTACCAGATCGTCGGCGAACTGCTCCTGCCCTTCGACGACATGACCGTGGTCCGCGAACTGGCTTCTGCTGCCGGGTGA
- a CDS encoding aminoglycoside adenylyltransferase family protein, with product MTQTEDTVHLLRETLGADLVGGYVYGSARLGGLRPYSDIDVFAVVERPLSVRQRRRLVEALLDISAWPPRGETVRPVELTIVVRREVSPWRYPPRCEFQYGEWLREEYERGRLPSPVPSPDLAPLITMVLMAGTPLAGPPPGEVLAPVPRADLTRALSVGVPELLADLAADTRNVVLTLARIWMTLATGTITSKDAAAGWALARLPEEHRPVLAHVRAVYVTGERERWGELQPLVGPWAAYVTEVIEELAAAGAD from the coding sequence GTGACCCAGACCGAGGACACCGTTCACCTGCTGCGCGAGACGCTCGGCGCGGACCTCGTCGGCGGCTACGTGTACGGCTCGGCCCGGCTGGGCGGGTTGCGCCCGTACAGCGACATCGATGTGTTCGCCGTCGTCGAGCGGCCCTTGTCGGTCCGGCAGCGGCGGCGGCTCGTCGAGGCGCTCCTCGACATCTCCGCCTGGCCGCCACGGGGTGAGACCGTGCGGCCCGTCGAGCTGACGATCGTCGTGCGGCGCGAGGTCAGCCCGTGGCGGTATCCGCCGCGGTGCGAGTTCCAGTACGGGGAGTGGCTGCGCGAGGAGTACGAGCGCGGGCGGCTGCCGTCGCCGGTGCCGAGCCCCGATCTCGCGCCCCTGATCACGATGGTGCTGATGGCCGGCACGCCCTTGGCCGGACCACCGCCGGGCGAGGTGCTGGCCCCTGTCCCGCGTGCGGACCTCACGCGCGCGTTGTCCGTCGGCGTACCGGAGCTCCTTGCGGACCTCGCGGCGGACACCCGCAACGTCGTCCTCACGTTGGCCCGGATCTGGATGACCCTGGCGACCGGGACGATCACCTCCAAGGACGCCGCGGCGGGCTGGGCCCTCGCGCGGCTCCCGGAGGAACACCGGCCCGTGCTCGCCCACGTACGCGCCGTGTACGTCACGGGGGAGAGGGAGCGCTGGGGCGAACTCCAGCCGCTGGTGGGCCCCTGGGCCGCGTACGTCACTGAAGTGATCGAGGAGCTGGCCGCGGCGGGCGCCGACTGA
- a CDS encoding chitinase, which yields MRPRVLAAMLTATASAAALTLLTLAPNASAEKSDAKVRAAAEFIVSEAQFNQMFPNRNSFYTYSGLTDALSAYPEFTGTGSDTVRKQEAAAFLANVSHETGGLVHVVEQNTANYPHYCDSSQPYGCPAGNDKYYGRGPIQLSWNFNYKAAGDALKIDLLNNPDLVQNDPAVAWKTGLWYWNTQNGPGTMTPHNAMVNGAGFGETIRSINGSLECNGQNPEQVQSRINNYTRFADVLGVDPGGNLSC from the coding sequence ATGCGTCCTCGTGTACTCGCCGCCATGCTCACCGCGACGGCGTCCGCCGCCGCCCTCACCCTGCTGACCCTCGCCCCCAACGCCTCCGCCGAGAAGTCGGACGCCAAGGTGCGGGCCGCTGCGGAATTCATCGTCAGCGAGGCCCAGTTCAACCAGATGTTCCCGAACCGGAACTCCTTCTACACCTACAGCGGCCTCACGGACGCGCTCAGCGCCTATCCCGAGTTCACCGGGACCGGCAGCGACACCGTGCGCAAGCAGGAGGCCGCGGCCTTCCTGGCGAACGTCAGTCACGAGACGGGCGGCCTGGTCCACGTCGTCGAGCAGAACACCGCCAACTACCCCCACTACTGCGACAGTTCACAGCCCTACGGCTGCCCGGCCGGCAACGACAAGTACTACGGCCGCGGCCCCATCCAGCTCAGCTGGAACTTCAACTACAAGGCGGCGGGCGACGCCCTGAAGATCGACCTCCTGAACAACCCCGACCTCGTCCAGAACGATCCGGCCGTGGCCTGGAAGACCGGCCTCTGGTACTGGAACACCCAGAACGGCCCGGGGACGATGACGCCGCACAACGCCATGGTCAACGGTGCCGGCTTCGGCGAGACCATCCGCAGCATCAACGGCAGCCTGGAATGCAACGGACAGAACCCCGAGCAGGTGCAGAGCCGGATCAACAACTACACCCGGTTCGCCGACGTGCTCGGCGTCGACCCGGGTGGCAACCTGAGCTGCTGA
- a CDS encoding cytochrome P450 produces the protein MSTAQQIPDILSPEFAENPYPAYRAMRESAPLLWHEATQSWIVSRYADVERVFKDKTSQFTTDNYDWQIEPVHGKTILQLSGREHAVRRALVAPAFRGSDLQEKFLPVIERNSRELIDAFRHTGTVDLVADYATRFPVNVIADMLGLDKADHARFHGWYTTVIAFLGNLAGDPDVAAAGERTRVEFAEYMFPIIRERRDNLGDDLLSTLCAAEVDGVRMSDEDIKAFCSLLLAAGGETTDKAIASIFANLLTHPEQLAAVREDRTLIARAFAETLRHTPPVHMIMRQSATEVELTGGTIPAGATVTCLIGSANRDEQRYAEPDRFDIFRDDLTTTTAFSAAADHLSFALGRHFCVGALLAKAEVETGVGQLLDAMPDVRLAEGFDPVEQGVFTRGPQSLPVRFTPVTA, from the coding sequence ATGTCCACCGCGCAGCAGATCCCCGACATCCTCTCGCCGGAGTTCGCCGAGAACCCCTATCCGGCCTACCGGGCGATGCGGGAGAGCGCGCCGCTGCTGTGGCACGAGGCGACGCAGAGCTGGATCGTCTCGCGGTACGCGGATGTCGAGCGCGTGTTCAAGGACAAGACCTCGCAGTTCACCACCGACAACTACGACTGGCAGATCGAGCCGGTGCACGGCAAGACGATCCTCCAGCTCAGCGGCCGTGAGCACGCGGTGCGCCGGGCCCTGGTCGCACCCGCCTTCCGCGGCAGCGACCTCCAGGAGAAATTCCTGCCCGTCATCGAGCGCAACTCCCGCGAACTCATCGACGCCTTCCGGCACACCGGCACGGTGGACCTCGTCGCGGACTACGCAACGCGCTTCCCCGTCAACGTGATCGCCGACATGCTCGGCCTGGACAAGGCCGACCACGCGCGCTTCCACGGCTGGTACACCACCGTCATCGCCTTCCTCGGCAACCTGGCGGGCGACCCGGACGTCGCGGCGGCCGGCGAACGGACCCGCGTCGAGTTCGCCGAGTACATGTTCCCGATCATCCGGGAGCGCCGCGACAACCTCGGCGACGACCTGCTCTCCACGCTGTGCGCCGCCGAGGTCGACGGCGTACGCATGAGTGACGAGGACATCAAGGCGTTCTGCAGCCTGCTGCTCGCCGCCGGCGGCGAGACCACCGACAAGGCGATCGCCAGCATCTTCGCCAACCTCCTGACGCACCCGGAGCAGTTGGCGGCCGTCCGCGAGGACCGCACGCTGATCGCCCGCGCCTTCGCCGAGACGCTGCGCCACACGCCGCCCGTCCACATGATCATGCGTCAGTCGGCCACCGAGGTGGAGCTCACCGGCGGCACGATCCCCGCCGGGGCCACCGTCACCTGCCTGATCGGCTCGGCCAACCGCGACGAGCAGCGCTACGCGGAGCCGGACCGCTTCGACATCTTCCGCGACGACCTGACCACCACGACCGCGTTCTCCGCCGCCGCCGACCATCTCTCGTTCGCGCTCGGCCGGCACTTCTGCGTGGGCGCGCTGCTTGCCAAGGCCGAGGTCGAGACCGGCGTCGGCCAGCTCCTGGACGCGATGCCCGATGTGCGGCTCGCCGAGGGCTTCGACCCGGTCGAGCAAGGGGTGTTCACCCGGGGGCCGCAGTCCCTGCCGGTGCGGTTCACCCCTGTCACCGCCTGA
- a CDS encoding cytochrome P450 has protein sequence MTEPTGPAAEQSPPPGCPAHAGAVRLGGLEYQQTPSQLYRTLRSEHGAVAPVLLDGDVPAWLVLGYSEVSYVTGHDELFARDSRRWNQWEHIPADWPLLPFVGYQPSVLFTEGEEHRRRAGVITDALEGVDQFELARDSGRIADRLIGEFAGSGQAELMSAYAHALPMRAAVQMCGMPHTGTDTQQLVDDLRISLDAAEGDDPVAAYLRVGERIQQLVKEKREKPGADVTSRMLLHPAGLTDEEIVQDLISIIAAAQQPTANWICNTLRLMLTDERFALNVSGGRLSVGEALNEVLWLDTPTQNFIGRWAVRDTQLGGRQIRAGDCLVLGLAAANTDPQIWPESHVGPENSAHLSFSHGEHRCPYPAPLLADVIARTAVETLLERLPDLVLAVEPQELTWRPSIWMRGLTSLPVQFTPVAH, from the coding sequence GTGACCGAGCCGACCGGACCCGCCGCCGAACAGAGCCCGCCCCCCGGCTGCCCCGCCCACGCGGGCGCCGTGCGCCTGGGCGGTCTGGAGTATCAGCAGACGCCGTCGCAGCTCTACCGCACCCTGCGCAGCGAGCACGGCGCGGTGGCGCCGGTGCTCCTGGACGGGGACGTGCCCGCGTGGCTGGTGCTCGGCTACTCCGAGGTCAGCTATGTGACCGGCCACGACGAGCTGTTCGCCCGCGACTCGCGGCGCTGGAACCAGTGGGAGCACATTCCCGCCGACTGGCCGTTGCTTCCGTTCGTCGGCTATCAGCCTTCTGTCCTTTTCACCGAGGGCGAGGAGCACCGGCGGCGCGCAGGGGTGATCACGGATGCCCTGGAGGGGGTCGACCAGTTCGAACTCGCCCGGGACAGCGGCCGGATCGCCGACCGGCTGATCGGTGAGTTCGCCGGCAGCGGGCAGGCGGAGCTGATGAGTGCGTACGCGCACGCGCTGCCTATGCGGGCCGCGGTGCAGATGTGCGGCATGCCGCATACGGGCACGGACACCCAGCAGTTGGTGGACGATCTGCGGATCTCGCTGGACGCGGCGGAGGGCGACGACCCGGTGGCGGCGTACCTGCGCGTCGGGGAGCGGATCCAGCAACTGGTCAAGGAGAAGCGGGAGAAGCCGGGTGCGGACGTCACGTCGCGGATGCTCCTTCACCCTGCGGGCCTGACGGACGAGGAGATCGTCCAGGACCTGATCTCGATCATCGCGGCGGCCCAGCAGCCGACGGCCAACTGGATCTGCAACACGCTGCGGCTGATGCTGACCGACGAGCGGTTCGCGCTGAACGTGTCCGGCGGTCGGCTGAGCGTGGGCGAGGCGCTCAACGAGGTGCTGTGGCTCGACACCCCGACGCAGAATTTCATCGGCCGTTGGGCGGTGCGCGACACCCAGCTCGGCGGGCGGCAGATCCGGGCGGGCGACTGTCTGGTGCTCGGCCTCGCCGCGGCCAACACCGACCCGCAGATCTGGCCCGAGTCGCATGTGGGCCCGGAGAACTCGGCGCACCTGTCGTTCAGCCACGGCGAGCACCGCTGCCCGTACCCCGCGCCGCTGCTCGCCGATGTCATCGCCCGTACGGCGGTCGAGACGCTCCTGGAGCGGCTGCCCGACCTCGTACTCGCGGTGGAGCCGCAGGAGTTGACCTGGCGTCCGTCCATCTGGATGCGGGGGCTTACGTCGCTGCCGGTGCAGTTCACGCCTGTGGCGCACTGA
- a CDS encoding ATP/GTP-binding protein, translating to MGSATSELPSRTPLSDTAETGLKIVVVGGFGVGKTTLVRSVSEIRPLNTEEVMTQAGVGVDETADVAAKTTTTVAFDFGRISLNERVVLYLFGAPGQERFWFLWDRLFSGTLGAVVLVDTRRMDESWYAIDRLEHHKTPFVVAVNRFDDDTSAHSLREIRQALALPGHVPLIDCDARVRSSGKDVLITLVDHLYELAMAQEMTP from the coding sequence ATGGGCTCCGCAACATCTGAGCTGCCCTCCCGTACGCCCCTGTCCGACACTGCCGAGACCGGCTTGAAGATCGTCGTGGTGGGCGGATTCGGTGTCGGCAAGACCACGCTGGTGCGGTCGGTCAGCGAGATCCGGCCGCTGAACACCGAAGAAGTGATGACGCAAGCCGGTGTCGGCGTCGACGAGACGGCCGACGTGGCCGCCAAGACGACCACGACGGTGGCGTTCGACTTCGGGCGGATCAGCCTCAACGAGCGTGTGGTGCTTTACCTCTTCGGCGCACCCGGCCAGGAGCGCTTCTGGTTCCTCTGGGACCGGCTCTTCTCGGGCACCCTCGGTGCGGTCGTGCTGGTCGACACGCGGCGCATGGACGAGTCCTGGTACGCGATCGACCGCCTCGAACACCACAAGACGCCGTTCGTGGTGGCCGTCAACCGGTTCGACGACGACACCTCCGCGCATTCCCTGCGGGAGATCCGGCAGGCCCTTGCGCTGCCCGGCCATGTGCCGCTGATCGACTGCGACGCACGGGTGCGGTCGTCGGGCAAGGACGTACTGATCACCCTCGTGGACCACCTCTACGAACTGGCCATGGCCCAGGAGATGACACCGTGA
- a CDS encoding DUF742 domain-containing protein → MTPRRPVDIGDPDRLYTVTGGRSRADDDSFDLVTLVVSECEPAAGMQSEHVRILELCRHPTAVVEIAAELRLPITVVRILLGDLLATGRITARHPRAAGSAAAIPDSALLKEVLHGLRNI, encoded by the coding sequence GTGACGCCCCGCAGGCCCGTGGACATCGGTGATCCGGACCGCCTTTACACGGTCACCGGTGGCCGCAGCCGCGCCGACGACGATTCGTTCGACCTGGTCACGCTCGTGGTGAGCGAGTGCGAGCCGGCCGCGGGGATGCAGTCGGAGCACGTACGCATCCTCGAACTGTGCCGGCATCCGACGGCCGTGGTGGAGATCGCGGCGGAGCTGAGGCTGCCGATCACGGTGGTGCGGATCCTGCTGGGTGATCTGCTCGCCACGGGCCGGATCACCGCCCGTCATCCCCGCGCGGCCGGCTCGGCCGCCGCCATCCCCGATTCCGCCCTTCTCAAGGAGGTGCTCCATGGGCTCCGCAACATCTGA
- a CDS encoding roadblock/LC7 domain-containing protein gives MQTTDNSLTWLLKSLLKRTPGTRHALVLSRDGLKLCWSEHLTLDQADQLAAICSGIQALAQGASVEFGDGTGGVRHSMTEFHGGLLFIVEAGEGAHLAVVADENADPGVVGHQMTELVEQIGEHLRAEPRAQDEGGDSS, from the coding sequence ATGCAGACCACTGACAACAGCCTGACCTGGCTCCTGAAGAGCCTTCTGAAGCGCACCCCTGGCACGCGGCACGCCCTGGTGCTCTCCCGGGACGGCCTGAAGCTGTGCTGGAGCGAGCATCTGACGCTCGACCAGGCCGACCAGCTCGCGGCGATCTGCTCCGGCATCCAGGCGCTCGCGCAAGGCGCATCGGTGGAGTTCGGCGACGGGACCGGCGGCGTCCGGCACTCCATGACCGAGTTCCACGGCGGGCTGCTCTTCATCGTCGAGGCGGGCGAGGGAGCCCACCTGGCGGTCGTGGCGGACGAGAACGCCGACCCCGGTGTGGTGGGCCATCAGATGACCGAGCTCGTCGAGCAGATCGGGGAGCATCTGCGCGCCGAGCCGCGTGCCCAGGACGAGGGCGGCGACTCCTCGTGA
- a CDS encoding sensor histidine kinase KdpD — MPVPAPPRPRHIAKAPRPAPAVPLAVLVVSGAAGAVAGLSAPDAARGWTVATVVVAWLCLAAVVVVGSLGVRRVRRSAAAEHAAAGSLKAQLAQQGAESAHLVNVTLPTVVKRLRDGAGASETLAQTAPPSDPQLRQVMQVFASVVEESVRHAATAESERDSAQGQLAQAAQELEQLTGATLPAAIGQLREGASADTVLAGLDWPRNPLLRVPAESLVRELAHSERRAAAAQAASAKALSRVQAKSVSMLADLRDMQERHGVEVFGDLLRLDHSTSQLGLMTDRLALLMGGRSSRAWNKPIVMESILRGAVGRISAYQRVRLHCSTNVAIAGFAAEGVMHLLAELMDNAANFSPPIDEVHVYVEERSAGIVVTIEDSGLKMADAAMRRAEESVSGRITDLASLQGTRLGLAVVGRLAAKYAMSVNFRPSSRGGTGVVVLLPPQLLAQQRDPAPQPPVRRTAEPTPAPVPEAPLQEAPAPAETPEPPTAPAEIPAQQARPADATPNGLPVRAPGRTMAEADRERQQRRAASDAAAGTAVPAGETGQPRDAGSRFGAFHRARRASGDVPGSAEAPGIDAGSGPPPAP; from the coding sequence ATGCCAGTGCCTGCTCCTCCCCGCCCGCGCCACATAGCGAAGGCGCCGCGCCCCGCGCCGGCCGTTCCCTTGGCCGTGCTGGTCGTCTCCGGTGCGGCCGGTGCCGTCGCGGGCCTGTCGGCACCGGACGCCGCCCGTGGCTGGACGGTCGCCACGGTCGTGGTCGCGTGGCTGTGCCTCGCGGCCGTTGTGGTGGTCGGCTCGCTGGGCGTGCGGCGGGTTCGCCGGTCCGCCGCGGCGGAGCACGCCGCCGCCGGTTCCCTCAAGGCGCAGTTGGCGCAGCAGGGCGCCGAGTCCGCGCATCTGGTGAACGTCACGCTCCCGACCGTGGTGAAGCGGCTGCGCGACGGGGCCGGTGCGAGCGAGACGCTGGCGCAGACGGCGCCGCCGTCGGATCCCCAACTCCGCCAGGTCATGCAGGTGTTCGCGTCCGTGGTGGAGGAGTCCGTGCGGCACGCCGCCACCGCCGAGTCGGAGCGCGACAGTGCGCAGGGACAACTGGCGCAGGCGGCCCAGGAGTTGGAGCAGCTGACGGGGGCGACGCTGCCGGCCGCGATCGGTCAGCTGCGCGAAGGGGCCTCGGCCGACACCGTGCTCGCCGGGCTCGACTGGCCGCGCAACCCCTTGCTGCGGGTGCCCGCCGAATCCCTCGTACGCGAACTCGCGCACAGCGAGCGGCGGGCCGCGGCCGCACAGGCCGCGTCCGCCAAGGCGTTGAGCCGGGTGCAGGCGAAGTCCGTGAGCATGCTCGCCGACCTGCGGGACATGCAGGAGCGGCACGGCGTCGAGGTCTTCGGCGATCTGCTGCGGCTCGACCACAGCACGTCCCAACTCGGCCTGATGACCGACCGGTTGGCCCTGCTGATGGGTGGCCGCTCCAGTCGCGCGTGGAACAAGCCGATCGTCATGGAGAGCATCCTGCGGGGTGCGGTCGGCCGGATCTCCGCGTATCAGCGGGTGCGGCTGCACTGCTCGACGAACGTGGCGATCGCCGGTTTCGCCGCCGAGGGCGTCATGCATCTGCTCGCCGAGCTCATGGACAACGCGGCGAACTTCTCCCCGCCCATCGACGAGGTGCATGTCTACGTCGAGGAGCGCAGCGCCGGGATCGTCGTGACCATCGAGGACAGCGGCCTGAAGATGGCCGACGCAGCGATGCGCCGGGCCGAGGAGTCGGTCTCGGGGCGGATCACGGACCTCGCGTCGCTGCAGGGCACCCGCCTCGGTCTCGCCGTGGTCGGGCGGCTCGCCGCCAAGTACGCGATGAGCGTCAACTTCCGGCCGTCATCGCGCGGCGGCACGGGCGTGGTCGTCCTGCTGCCTCCGCAACTCCTTGCCCAGCAGCGCGATCCCGCGCCGCAGCCGCCGGTGCGCCGGACCGCCGAGCCGACGCCCGCGCCGGTTCCGGAAGCACCGCTCCAGGAGGCGCCCGCACCCGCGGAGACGCCCGAGCCGCCCACGGCCCCTGCCGAGATCCCGGCACAGCAAGCGCGTCCCGCCGATGCCACCCCGAACGGCCTGCCCGTGCGCGCTCCCGGCCGCACCATGGCCGAGGCCGACCGGGAGCGGCAGCAGCGCAGGGCCGCGTCCGATGCCGCAGCCGGCACCGCGGTGCCCGCCGGCGAGACGGGGCAGCCGCGCGACGCCGGTTCCCGATTCGGTGCCTTCCACCGCGCTCGGCGCGCCTCGGGCGACGTGCCCGGATCCGCCGAGGCGCCCGGCATCGATGCCGGATCCGGGCCGCCGCCCGCCCCGTAG
- a CDS encoding bifunctional 2-polyprenyl-6-hydroxyphenol methylase/3-demethylubiquinol 3-O-methyltransferase UbiG → MVDEAFGNPRFAALYDPLDPDRGDLDAYVRIAGEFGARRVLDIGCGTGVFALLLADRGIEVVGVDPARASLDVARAKPGSDRVRWICGDATSLPPLRVDLATMTGNVAQAIDDAETWQRTLRGAHEALRPGGRLVFETRDPARRAWEEWNREASYEVMEVPGVGAVEKWVQVIEVSGPMVTFRGTCVFVADGEVLTSHSTLRFRERAEVEADLTAHGFVVEEVRDAPDRPGRELVFLARRPENGAS, encoded by the coding sequence ATGGTTGACGAAGCGTTCGGGAATCCGCGGTTCGCCGCGCTCTACGATCCGCTCGACCCCGACCGCGGCGATCTCGACGCCTACGTACGCATCGCGGGGGAGTTCGGTGCGCGTCGGGTGCTCGACATCGGCTGTGGGACAGGGGTGTTCGCGCTGCTGCTCGCCGATCGCGGGATCGAGGTCGTGGGCGTCGATCCCGCACGGGCGTCCCTCGATGTTGCCAGGGCCAAGCCGGGCAGCGATCGGGTGCGGTGGATCTGCGGTGACGCGACGTCGCTCCCGCCGCTGCGGGTCGACCTGGCGACCATGACGGGGAACGTCGCCCAGGCCATCGACGACGCGGAGACGTGGCAACGGACCCTGCGCGGTGCCCATGAAGCCCTGCGGCCGGGCGGGCGTCTGGTCTTCGAGACCCGGGATCCGGCCAGGCGCGCCTGGGAGGAGTGGAACCGCGAGGCTTCTTACGAGGTCATGGAGGTCCCGGGGGTTGGCGCGGTCGAGAAGTGGGTTCAGGTCATCGAGGTCAGTGGCCCGATGGTGACCTTCCGCGGGACCTGCGTGTTCGTCGCGGACGGGGAGGTGCTGACATCGCATTCGACCCTGCGGTTCCGCGAACGGGCGGAGGTCGAGGCGGACTTGACGGCGCACGGGTTCGTGGTGGAGGAGGTTCGTGACGCGCCCGATCGGCCGGGGCGTGAGCTCGTCTTCCTGGCGCGCCGCCCGGAGAACGGTGCGAGCTGA
- a CDS encoding HAD domain-containing protein — MIGSTLPLLFLDVDGPLIPFGASRQQLPDGYPTYDSPFAPAMADANPLITRIDPAHGSRLWALPCELVWATTWMSDANDCIAPWLGLPELTVVSWPDPSGDDEAGGLHWKTRPLVDRAAGRPFAWVDDEITYADRAWVAAHHPQPALLHRVDARRGLTDEDFATLDKWLRFHGS, encoded by the coding sequence GTGATCGGTTCCACGCTGCCCCTCCTCTTCCTCGACGTCGACGGCCCGCTCATTCCCTTCGGGGCGAGCCGGCAACAGCTTCCCGACGGATATCCGACGTACGACAGTCCCTTCGCACCCGCGATGGCCGACGCGAACCCGCTGATCACCAGGATCGATCCGGCTCACGGCAGCCGCCTGTGGGCGCTGCCCTGCGAACTCGTGTGGGCCACGACGTGGATGTCCGACGCCAACGACTGCATCGCGCCCTGGCTCGGCCTGCCGGAACTCACCGTGGTGAGCTGGCCGGATCCGTCCGGCGATGACGAGGCCGGTGGACTCCACTGGAAGACCCGCCCCCTGGTCGACCGGGCCGCGGGCCGTCCCTTCGCCTGGGTGGACGACGAGATCACGTACGCCGACCGCGCGTGGGTGGCGGCGCACCACCCGCAGCCGGCCCTGCTGCATCGCGTCGATGCCCGGCGCGGCCTCACCGACGAGGACTTCGCCACCCTCGACAAGTGGCTGCGCTTTCACGGGAGTTGA
- a CDS encoding Lrp/AsnC family transcriptional regulator → MDDVDRKILAELQDDGRLTVTELAARVRLSLSPCHRRLRELERSGAIRGYRAILNTQQVGLTFEALVFVTMRQEDRDTVADFEAAVADIPYVLQAQRLFGDPDFLLRIVSPDLPAFQRLYDEKLATLPGVMRLSSTLVMKHVVQERPLPL, encoded by the coding sequence ATGGATGATGTGGACCGGAAGATTCTTGCCGAGCTCCAGGACGACGGCCGGCTGACCGTCACCGAGCTCGCCGCCCGCGTACGGCTCAGCCTCTCGCCCTGCCACCGCAGGCTGCGCGAACTGGAGCGCAGCGGCGCCATCCGCGGCTACCGCGCGATCCTCAACACTCAGCAGGTGGGTCTGACGTTCGAGGCGCTCGTCTTCGTCACCATGCGCCAGGAGGACCGGGACACCGTCGCCGACTTCGAGGCGGCCGTCGCCGACATCCCGTACGTGCTGCAGGCCCAGCGGCTCTTCGGCGACCCCGACTTCCTGCTGCGTATCGTCAGCCCCGACCTGCCCGCCTTCCAGCGGCTGTACGACGAGAAGCTGGCCACCCTCCCGGGTGTGATGCGGCTCAGCTCCACGCTCGTCATGAAGCACGTGGTGCAGGAACGCCCGCTGCCGCTGTGA